In Arachis hypogaea cultivar Tifrunner chromosome 17, arahy.Tifrunner.gnm2.J5K5, whole genome shotgun sequence, a single window of DNA contains:
- the LOC112763247 gene encoding oleosin Ara h 15.0101-like: MSDQTRTGYGGGGSYGSSYGGGGTYGSSYGTSYDPSTNQPIRQAIKFMTASAIGVSFLILSGLILTGTVIGLIIATPLLVIFSPILVPAAITLALAAGGFLFSGGCGVAAIAALSWLYSYVTGKHPAGSDRLDYAKGVIADKARDVKDRAKDYAGAGRAQEGTQGY, from the coding sequence ATGTCTGATCAAACAAGGACAGGCTATGGAGGAGGAGGGTCCTATGGATCATCCTATGGTGGAGGAGGCACCTATGGTTCATCTTATGGAACCTCCTATGACCCCAGTACTAACCAACCTATACGCCAAGCCATCAAGTTCATGACAGCATCAGCCATTGGTGTCTCATTCTTGATCCTGTCTGGGTTGATCCTCACTGGAACTGTCATAGGTTTGATCATTGCAACACCACTTCTTGTTATCTTCAGTCCTATCCTTGTCCCTGCTGCCATAACCCTTGCACTGGCTGCTGGTGGATTCTTGTTCTCTGGTGGCTGTGGTGTTGCTGCCATTGCTGCATTGTCATGGTTGTACAGCTATGTCACTGGGAAACACCCTGCTGGCTCTGATAGGCTTGATTATGCTAAAGGGGTGATTGCTGATAAGGCTAGGGATGTTAAGGACAGGGCCAAGGATTATGCTGGTGCTGGTAGGGCTCAGGAGGGCACACAAGGGTATTGA